From the genome of Capsicum annuum cultivar UCD-10X-F1 chromosome 4, UCD10Xv1.1, whole genome shotgun sequence:
GATTGAAAGGTACATCGGTAGGAGTGAAGTTCTTGTGTCTAACCAAATGATGTCAGAGTTGCTAGAGAAGGGTATCGGCATAAAGGACACAAGATTCAATTAGAAAATGAGCTTGTTTACTGCTGGCAAGATTAATTCACAGACGAAGACTGTTAACTTACCATTTGATCGTGGACGGGTGAAATTCCTCACCCTTGAGGACAAGGGTGTTGTTAACATGGGGAGTACTGATAAGATTCAGGGATAGGACAGAAGTGGGCAGTAGTAATCAATGTTTCCAGAAGTGTACATGGAAGTTGTTCACTTGAAATCATCTTTTGAAAATCATATCTTGGCTCACAGGCCTTTAACATAACCATATACTTGTAGATAAGTCCTATTCAACTACCAATACAACCCCAATACACGTCATAGTCAATTAAGTTCAAATATGTTCAAATATTGGGGCACTACATATAACTCCAATTGACAGGCGATTGGTTCCTTTCTTATCCAAGTGAGGAAgggaattttattttatgatttttgattacCACAGATGGTCAACTTTGTTTCTTAGCCTTCCCCTTCActgaaagagagaaaagaagaaaccTGATCGACCACAAGGTGCACTTtataaggaaaaagaaagagaaagagcaTATCTTCCATTAAAGATTGTACTAGTATCTACAAGAGGGACTACTTGCTAGTCAGATTTTGTCTAGGAATCAATTATAACTTGAATTTGGATTGAACTGGGTTACACCTGTTTGTCAGACATCTATGTAACTTACAGAATTtgctttttttgttgttgttgttgtgtaatTCGAGGCACACATAACTTAAACATTTAATGTAGGACCATGCCTCGTCAAAGATGCTACATCACGTATCTCTTGAAACACTCTTCTCAGGAATTATTTGATATGGCTATATCACACTACTTTTTTTCTTTGAGAAAGTATATCACACTACATTCAAAACCCGAAAAGAAGGAATTATTTCTCCAGTTACTGAAGTGGATGCCTGGGCAAGGTAATGCTATTGATTCATCGACTAGAAATTTGATTCTGAAGAACTCTCACTTGTTTGGCCATCAACTTACTGCTGTCTCATTATCCAAGCAGCTTGTGATGTCAAAAAAAGGTGAAACCACACAAGGAAAATGCAAGATAATGGAAGCTGGATGGCTAAGTTGGACATCAATTTGCTGTATAGAAAACTTTGATACGCTTCAGGTCTTCAGCTGATAATTATGCTACTGAGGCAGCTATATTTGCAGAAGCAATTCCCACTACTCTCAGCTTAATGACAACTGTGGCAATATGTGCAACAACTTGATTAAGATTTTGAGGGTTTCACAAGTTTCGGATGAAGCATGCCAATAACCAGCAACTCCATTCATGTTGGGAGAAACATTCAAATTTCTCATTGTATTTATTTGAGCGAGTTATTTTGTTTCCCCTAAGCtccttttatttcactttgccCCATAGGTCTTACCCTCCTTATATGTAAGGATTGCTATTCCCAGAGTTATGAATGagaattgttttctttttttgctgCTTAGTTTTCTTCTTCTTAGTTCTTTTGATCTTCTTCAATTGTGCATCAAATTAACCCAAAAGAATATAATGCAATCAAGCATATTTAAATTACTGTCAAGCATGCTCCTGGTTTGGTGCAAACTACATATCAGATTAGCCTTAAGTCCACCCGTCAACCCATTTGACGGCAATGCTATATTACTTTACTATTTGTTCATTACAACGAAAAATGTGTGAAgaattcttttttggtttttggtTATCTTACATGTCAAAAATATATTGCTCCCAAATACTTCCACCAATATTGGAAAAGTGACTCATTTTCAATATACCTAATGATACACCTTGTACCACTGTAATGTCATCTACTTTTATACCTAATAATTAAACATATTCCCAAGGTAAATTTGtttgaaggaaaacattttcctccaTTTCCAATCACTCCAAAGTAAGTTTAACCTTCAAAATCACATTTATCTACGAAACTTCGCTAGATCATTGAATTTGAGATTTGAACTAAAGGTAGAGCATACCTGGCCAGCTTGTGACGACATGATAGCAATGGACCCCGGTCCACGATCGGCCCTATTCTTCATTCCAGGCAAAGCAGCTTTAATCAAATGAAAAGTCCCCGTCAAATTCACATCAATCATGAATTTAATCTCCTCAATATCTTGTGTCTCCAATTCCTGAGGTACAAATATGCCCTGATTGCACACCAGCACATCAATCGGTCCAGCTTCTTCAATAGCCTTCTTCACAGCCCCGTAGTCTCTCACATCAGCGCTGAAAATAGCAACATCACGGCCAGTAGAAAGCCGAATTGATTCCTTAGCTTCTTCCAACCTTATAGTATTACGAGCTAGTATTGAGACTTGTGCACCCTCTGAAGCAGCCAGTTGAGCTAGAGCTAAGCCGATGCCACTTGAGCCGCCAGTGATAAACACGTGGCGATTCTTTATTGGAACTTTGACGGGACGTGGTCGGACAATGAAAGCTAGGaaaataaggagggatagagagaggaagaggagGACGAGGGAGAAAACAGCTAGGCTCAAGTCCGCCATGGACGAACAGTTCTTTGCTCGTTTGTTTTGAGAAAAACAGAACTTGTGTAAATGAAATTCGAAATGAACTCTAAACAATTTTGGGACAATTTTTCAGGGTTTATATTGAATAGAAAACAGAATTTGATTACAAAACTAATGAAAATGGAAACTGGAAATTGGAAATTGGAAACTAAAATGATAAGATCTgcagaagaggaagaaaaaggaGAGAATCAGAtactttatcaaacacttattgCGCATCAATTTAGATTTCTCCTCTTCATAAATAGCAGTAAACAGAAATACATCaatcaacaaaaaaagaagatgGTTCAATTCAAAATACATCAGATCCTAATAACTCATCAATCACCAATTAacaaaagaaattcaaattcagGCAGATCTGTTTTCAGACAATGAAAGTAAAACGAgtcaaaactaaaagtaaaaaagGAATCGAGCATACTCCGTGTTGCAAAATTGAAAGCCGAACAACTTCTAATGGCATAtctaaaaaccgaccacatgtggtcggtttttctgggaaatttaaaaaaaaaaaattgcaaaacccaaatacagcatgcgacaacaacaacatacagcAGTATccaaaatgaaaatacaacaaaaaaaaaaaaaaatggaaattttcgAAAATGTACAaaacatacaaaatgtccaagaAAGTTGAGTAcgaaaaaactacaacaatagtttcaaacaacaaaatgtctaaatttaaagcacaatacatacaaaaatcaaaaaactaacagtcatcatcatcatcaaattcGTCCTCATTTTTCAACTAaaaaaggcaccaacgaaactaacttctaaaactaattcactattaaagtcaccggcacttaagcattttcaactaataaagtcaccaccaacatcaccttctaaacaaaaaatcacttttaaagtcaccaaaacatAAGCTTTTtaaactaacaaaggcaccaacgaaactaacttcttaaactaattcactattaaagtcaccaaaacttaagctttttcaactaacaaagcaCCAACGAAACTAACTTCTAAAACTAATTcgctattaaagtcaccggcacttaagcattttcaacaaataaaatcaccaacaacatcaccttctaaacaaaaaatcacttttaaagtcacaaaaacttaagctttttcaactaaaaaagtcaccaacgaaactaacttctaaaactaattcactattaaagtcaccggcacttaagcattttcaactaacaaaggcaccaacgaaactaactTCTAACAcaaattcactattaaagtcaccggcactaaagcattttcaacaaataaagtcaccaacaacatcatcttctaaacactaattcacttttaaagtcaccaaaacttaagctttttcaactaacaaaggcaccaacgaaactaacttctaaaactaattcactattaaagacaccaaaacttaagctttttcaactaacaaagcaccaacgaaactaacttctaaaactaattcactattaaattaaccgacacttaaacattttcaacaaatgaagtcaccaacaacatcaccttctaatcAAAAAATCACtttcaaagtcaccaaaacttgCTTATTCAAGTAACGAAGCACCAACGAAACTAACTTCtaaaactaattcactattaaagtcaccggcacttaagcattttcaacaaataaagtcaccaacaacatcaccttctaaacaaaaaatcacttttaaagCAACCAAAACTAAAACCTTTTAAACTTAcgaaggcaccaacgaaactaactTCTAAAACTAAATCACTAtaaaagtcaccggcacttaagcattttcaacaaataaagtcaccaacaacatcaccttctaagcACTAACTTTTAAAGCCACCAAAACTAAAGATTTTTCAATTAACTAAGGCATCAACGAAACTAACTTCTAAAACTAactcactattaaagtcaccaaaacttaagctttttcaactaacaaagcaCCAAAGAAACTAACTTCTAAAACttattcactattaaagtcaccggcacttaaatattttcaacaaataaaatcaccaacaacatcacctcccgaacaaaaattcacttttaaagtcaccaaaacttaagctttttcaactaacaaaggcaccaacgaaactaacttctaaaactaattcactattaaaatcaccggcacttaaccattttcaacaaataaagtcaccaacaacatcgtcttctaaacactaattctgttttaaagtcaccaaaacgtaagctttttcaactaacaaaggcaccaacgaaacaaACTTCtaaaactaattcactattaaagtcaccggcacaaaagcattttcaacaaataaagtcaccaacaacatcaccttctaaacaaaaaaacACGTTTAAAGTAACCAAAACTTAAACTTTTTAAACttacaaaggcaccaacgaaactaacttctaaaactaattcactattaaagtcaccggcacttaagcattttcaactaataaattcACTAACAATATCACCTTCCAAacaaaaaatcacttttaaa
Proteins encoded in this window:
- the LOC107866917 gene encoding 3-dehydrosphinganine reductase TSC10A; translation: MADLSLAVFSLVLLFLSLSLLIFLAFIVRPRPVKVPIKNRHVFITGGSSGIGLALAQLAASEGAQVSILARNTIRLEEAKESIRLSTGRDVAIFSADVRDYGAVKKAIEEAGPIDVLVCNQGIFVPQELETQDIEEIKFMIDVNLTGTFHLIKAALPGMKNRADRGPGSIAIMSSQAGQVGIYGYTAYSASKFGLKGLAEALQQEVIGENIHVSLIFPPDTETPGFAEENKRRPQLTSILAASSGSMQADEVAKKALNGLKSGNFIVPCNFEGFFLSIATTGLSPQRSFWMAFVEVIAAGILRVVGLCFQWNWYGSIEKFLAEKK